Genomic segment of Pacificitalea manganoxidans:
CCATAGGCGATCGCGCCGGAAACGTCACCTGTGCTCGGGATCGTCCGGCGCGGGGTGATCGCTCGGACTGTGGTCCGGCGCGGGATGTTCGGGCGCAGCATATCCAGTCGTCGTGCGATCCGGCGCGCTATCGTCGCGCCGTGCGGCATCGTGCAGTTTGCTGATCCGTTCCGCCTCGCCACGCGCGGCGGTTTTCTGCGCTTTCGTCAGGCCATGCAGCACCGCGTTGCGCTCCGCAGCAGCCTTGCGCGCGGACCGGGCCCGCTCCTTGCGGACCCGGTTGAGGTTGATGGGCGTGTCGGCCAAGGCTTAGCCCTGCTTGGGGCCAACCATGTCTTCGGGGCGCACGACCTTCTCAAAGGTCTCCTCGTCCACGAAGCCCAGCTTCACCGCTTCTTCCTTCAGCGTGGTGCCGTTCTTATGCGCGGTCTTGGCGACGGTGGTCGCGTTGTCGTAGCCGATGGTCGGCGCCAACGCGGTGACCAGCATCAGGCTCTCGCGCATCAGCTTCTCGATCCGGACCTTATCGGCCTGTAGCCCATCGACGAGGTTGTCGGTGAACGCGACCGAGGCATCGCCCAGAAGCTGCATGGACTGCAGCACGTTATAGGCCATCATCGGCTTATACACGTTCAGTTCGAAATGCCCTTGGCTGCCGGCGAAACCGACGGCGGCATCGTTGCCCATCACATGCGCGCAGACCTGCGTCAGCGCCTCGCACTGGGTCGGGTTGACTTTGCCCGGCATGATCGAGGAGCCGGGCTCGTTCTCCGGCAGGATCAACTCGCCCAGACCGCAGCGCGGGCCGGAGCCCAGCAGACGAATGTCATTGGCGATTTTGAACAGGCTCGCCGCGACGGTCTTCAGCGCGCCCGACATCTCCACCATCGCGTCATGGGCGGCCAGCGCCTCGAACTTGTTGGGGGCGGTGACAAAATCGATGCCGGTGATCTCAGCCATGTTGGCGGCGACCGTCTCGGCCCAGCCCTCGCGGGTGTTCAGCCCGGTGCCCACGGCCGTGCCGCCCTGCGCCAACTCGTGGATATGCTCCAGCGCGGTGCGCACACGCTTCAGGCCCATCTTCACCTGATGCGCATAGCCGGAAAATTCCTGGCTCAGCGTCAGCGGGGTGGCGTCCTGCGTGTGGGTGCGGCCAATCTTGATGATGCCGTCGAACTCCGCGACCTTGCGCTCCAGTGCGGTGTGCAGCTTTTCCAGACCCGGCAGCAGCACGTCACGCGCGGTCATCGCGGTGGCGATATGCATCGCGGTCGGGAACGTGTCGTTGGACGACTGCCCCATGTTGCAATGGTCGTTGGGGTGCACCGGCGATTTGGAGCCGATCTCACCGCCGAGGATTTCGATCGCGCGGTTGGCGATGACCTCGTTGGCGTTCATGTTGGACTGGGTGCCCGAGCCGGTCTGCCAGACGACGAGCGGGAAGTTATCGTCGAACTTGCCGTCGACCACTTCGGAGGCGGCGGTGATGATCGCGTCGGCGATGTCATCCTTCAGACCGCCATTGGCCTTGTTCGCCATCGCGCAGGCCTGCTTGATGACGCCAAGCGCCCGGACGATCGCCACCGGCTGTTTTTCCCAGCCAATCGGGAAATTCATGATCGAGCGCTGGGTCTGCGCGCCCCAATACTTGTCCGCGGGGACTTCGAGCGGGCCGAAGCTGTCGGTTTCGGTGCGGGTGTCGGCCATGTGGTCCTCCTGCAATACGGTCGCAGGCGGTTTATCCCGCGCAATGACGCGCCACAATCCCCACGCGCGGCGTTTTCATAGTGTTAGCGCCAACCGCATCGGCCTCCGGCGCTCAGCGGCGCGCGAGCCGCAGGTGGATGCCGTCCCGCGCCCGCACCGTCAGATGCGCGACCGGCACCGGCACCCGGCCCTCCACCGGCGACAGCCGAAACGCCCCCACGATGGCCGACATCAGCAGCACGCCTTCGGCCATCGCAAACCCCGCCCCCGGACAAACCCGCGGCCCCGCCGAAAACGGCAGATAGGCGTCACGGGCCGACGCACGCCCTGCGGGCGTTTGCCAGCGGGCAGGATCGAACCCGTCGGGATTGTCCCACAGCCGGGTCTGCCGGTGCAGGTGCCACGGGCTCAGCACGATCTGCGCGCCGCGCGGCACCTCACGGTCGCGGAAACGCTCCGCCTGCGCGGCCTCCCGCACCATCATCGGCACCGGCGGGTAAAGCCGCAGTGCCTCGCGGAACACATCGCGGGTAAAGCCCAGTTTCGACAGATCGGAGAAGCCAGGATTTGCGGGCAGTGCCGCCGCCTCCGCTGCGACGCGGGCCTGCGCTTCGGGATGGGTGGCCAGCAGGTAAAGCGCCCAAGCCAGTGCGGAGGCCGATGTTTCATGCCCCGCCAGAAAGAAGATCGCCACCTGATCGACCATCTCGGCGGGCGTGAACCGCTTGCCGGTTTCCGGGTCGGGGGTGGTCATGATTTTCGTCGCCAGATCGTCGGGCGCGGTGCCATTTGTGATCTCGGCGGCGCGGGCCTCGGTCAGCCGGGCGATCAGGTCGCGGATTTCCTGCGCGGCCCTGCGCGTGCGGCGGCGGTGCAGCCGTGGCAGCCAGCGCGGCAGCGGCACGAAAGCGGCGATGTTCAAAAGCGGCTGCGCCCGCTGATAGGCGCGAAACCGGTCGAACACCTGCGCGGCGATCTCATGCTCGATCGGGATCGAAAACAGGCTGCGGAAAATCACATCAGCCGCGGCATGGCTTGTCTCCGCCTCGATCTCCAGCACCGCACCCTGCCCGTCCAGCCGCGCGTCCAGCCGGGCATCTAAACGCGCGACCGTAGCGCGTGCGGCGTCCTGCATGGCGGGAAAGCTGTCGCGCAGCCGCCCCCCCTCAAACGCTGGGTCGATGATGCGCCGCTGCTGTTTCCATTGCGCGCCGTTGGTCACGAACACGCTGTCCCCCAGCAGCGGCGCCAGCCCTTCGCGCACCCGGTCGGATTTCGGAAAATCGTCAGGCCGGTCGCGCAGCACTGTGCGGATCAACTCCGGCTGATTGACAAGGAAGGAGCGGAAAAACGGCGTGCGAAATTCGGCCATCCATGCCCGGTAAAGCCGCGCGGGCTGCGCGCTCAGAATATCCGCCCGAAACAGCCGCATGTGCCGCCAGAGCGAGGCATCGCCTTCGCGCGCGGCGGGCTTGGGCGGGTGTGGCGCAGGCCCGGTCATCGCGACGGCTCCGTAAGGGAGGTATAGCGGTTCACCGGCGTCTCGATCCGGCTGGCGGAGGCGCGGCGCCCGGCAAACCGCTGCGCCAGCGTCTGCGGCCCGGCGGTGATGCGGAAGTAATCATACGCGCCGGGCCGATCAAACGCGCAGAGATACTGAAAATGCAGCCGGAAGAAGCGCCAGCGCAGCGCCTTCCACCGCGCGGAGCTGAGCGTGTGGGTAAAGGCCGCCGACAGCACCAGAGGCCAGCGTTTGGCAGGCGGCGCCACCCCCGACACCGCAACCGGATCGCACAGGGCAAAGGCGCAGCCATCCCCCGGCGCGGTCACATCCACCCAGGTGATCCGGTCGCAGGCCGACAGCGCGTGGAGATCGGCGCGCAGCCGTTCCGCGCGTGGCAGAAACGACATCATCGGCACGACTTGCCCCAGGCTCAGAAACGACAGCGCCGGTCCCGGCTCTGGCAGCAGCCCGTCGCGGATCAGATCGGCTAGCACCGACACGCCCAGATGCGCGCCGGAACTATGCCCCACCACCAGCACCTCCTCCACATCCGAGCGAAGCGCGGCGCCGATCAACTGCGTGAACTCCGTCATGCGCGCTTCCAATTCGGGCGGGTTGGCACCGCGCCATCGGGCCGAAAACGCATAATCATGCATCAGGTAATAGGCGAACATGCGGTTGTCATGCTTGCGAAACCACCACAGCACCGCCGGGATCACGACAAGCCCCAGCCACCCAGCCAGCGGATGCAGCAGCGCCAGCAGAGCCCCCGCGCCCCAAGCCAGCAGCACCGCGACCGTCAGTTGCAGCACCAGCGCCCCCACCGGGTAAAGCGCGGCGATCACCGGCCCCTTACGCAGCCGCATCAGTCGAAACAGCGCACCGGTGCCCACATAGACCCACGCCGTCCGCAGCAGCTGCGCATAGGTGGCGAGGATACCGCTGCGCATCGACTTGCGCACAATGTCGGACCAGACCAGCACATCGATTTCGGCGCGGGTGGTCGCGCCTTCCATCTCTCCGGTGACCGACCAGCCATAGGGGCCGGGACCGCGCCGCGCCTGCTGCGACATCTCATAACCCGACAGCGCCGCCTGCGCCGCGCCTTCGCGGCGGTATAGCTCACGGTATCGCCGGGGATGGATGGGATCGTAGCCGGGGATGTAGAACACATGCCGCCGCGTCACACGCGGACCCGCCCCGCGCGCGCCCTCCGGCCCCGCTGCATCCCTGCTGTCATCGCCCATCACACCTGCCTCCAGCGGGGCCAGTGTCAGGGCCCCTGCGTGATGGTTTCAAGAGAAATCGGGCGAAAACCGGCGCGGATCGCGGGCAATCTCGCGACACCCGCGCGCTCAGCCCAGCGGACCCGCGCTGTCCTGATCGTCGCTCTCCGGGTCAGGGGCGCCGCGATAGCCGGTGGCGACGACGAATTTTTCCGAACTGTCGGAGCGTGACGCGGGCGGCTTGACGTTGACCACCTTGGTAAAGCGCTGTTTCAGCAGCTTTTGCAGATCGCCCTCGGCCCCGCCTGCGAGAACCTTGGCGACAAAGGTGCCGCCCGGCGTCAGCACATCAAACGCGAAATGCGCGGCGGCCTCGCACAGCGCGACAATCCGCAAATGGTCCGTCTGCTTATGCCCCGACGAAGACGCCGCCATATCCGACATCACCACATCCGCGTCACCGCCAAGCCACCCTTTGACAAGGTCGTCGGCATCGTCGGCAAGAAAATCAAGCTGGTGCAACTCCGCCCCCGCGATCGGCTCGATCTGTTGCAGATCGACGCCCAGCACGGTGCCCATCGCCTTGCCTGATTTCTCGCCAAGCGCATTGACGCGCTTGACCGCCACCTGACACCAGCCGCCGGGCGCACAGCCCAGATCGACGACCCGCGCGCCGGGCACGAGAAACCGATACTTGTCGTCCAGTTCAAGGATCTTGTAGGCCGCGCGCCCGCGATAGCCGTCCTTCTTGGCGCGCTGCACATAGGGATCGTTCAACTGGCGTTCCAGCCATAGCGTCGACGACAGCTTGCGCCCGCGGGCCGACTTTACCTTGACCCGCAGATCGCGCTGGCCGCGGCCACTGGTTTTCTTTTCCATTGCTGATCTCCGGAGGTTGCGAGCGGATAAGAGGCCAGATGCCTCCGGCGGAAGTATTTCAGGCAAGCCAGAAAGGGAAGCCCCGCATCAGTGTAGCATGGGCCTAGAACGGGCCGTCTTCCAGCACGCCGTCCGCCGACATCTGCGCGTAGAGCAACCCCTCGCGCAGCCCGCGATCCGCCACCGAAAGCCGGTCCGTGGGCCATGCCCGCATCAAGGCCTGCAAGATCGCCGCGCCCGACATGATCAGCGCCTGCCGGTCCCGCCCGATGCGCGGATCGGCACGGCGGCCCTCCTCCCCCATCGTCAGATAGGAACGGATCACCGCGTCGATCTGATCGGTCGACATTTGCAGCCCGTCCACCTTGGTCCGGTCATAGCGGCGCAGGCCCAGATGGCTCGCCGCGACGGTGGTCACGGTGCCGGACGTGCCGATAATCTGGAACCCCTCGCGCGCCTGATTGGATTGGTAGGGTGTGAACTCGGTCAGGTTCTCCTCGAAGAACCAGCTCATCAGCGCGAAACGGCCTGCGTCATCCTCAACATCGCGAAACTGGTCCTTCAGCGTCGCGACGCCCAGCGGCACCGAAATCCAATCGACAACCTTCGCCGCCGGGAAGGGGCTGTCGGCGGTGCGGAACCCCTTGTGCAGCCGCATGATCGCGCGGGGCCGGTCCGGTCCCGGCACGCGGGACAGGTCGATCCACACCAGTTCGGTCGAGCCGCCGCCAATATCGACCACCAGCAGCTGATCGGTGCGGGTGGACACCAGCGGCGCACAGCTGACCACGGCCAGACGCGCTTCTTCCTCGGGCTGGATGATTTCCAGCTTCAGGCCGACCTCGACCTCGACCTGCCGGATGAAATCGCTGGCATTGCGGGCGCGGCGGCAGGCTTCGGTCGCCACCAGCCGCATGCGCTGCACTTTGTGCTTCTGAAACTTTTTCTGGCAAATCCGCAGCGCCTGAATGGTGCGCTGCATCGAGGACCGGCTCAGCCGGCCATACGTTTCAAGCCCGGTGCCAAGCTGCACCGATTTCGAGAAACTGTCGACCACATGGAACTGGCTGCCCTTCGGCTGGGCCACAAGCATGCGGCAACTATTCGTGCCGAGATCCAGCGCCGCATAGGGTGCGACGGGATCCGCGACTGCGGGCGCGGGGGTATCTACCGGCATCGGGAACGCGCCCGCACCCTTGGGACGCTTGGGCGCCATGATTACGCCCTCCGGTTCTGAACTTACCCCGAAACCTAGCCCTCCGCCGGAGGATTGGCAAGAATTGCGGCGTTTACCTTGCGTTGACCAAGGCGGGATGCCGCCCCCGGCCCGCTTCATGTAGATCATGAGAATTTTGGGACCCCGCCGCTGTGGCATATCCCGCGCGGCGGACGTAGGTGACATGGGAACGGGCGGCGCATTCCGCCTGCCTTATCGCCTGTCAGCCCGGAGCCTCACGATGCCCGAACTTACCCTTGTCTATTGGCGCGACATCCCTGCGCAGGTCATCGTCGGCCGTGGTCGCCGTGGCGCAAAGCACCCCCTGCCCGAACGGTTCGAGCAGGCCATCGACCGCTGCGCGATGAAGGTCGGCGCAAAGGATGCCGATGCCTATATGGCCGACTGGCGCAAGGCCGACCCGGTCACCCGCGATGGTGACCCGACCGAAATCGCCGCCGCCGAGGCCGCCCGCATCGATGCGGAATATGACAACGCCCGGCTCAAGGCGCTGATCGACAATGACGGGCGCGCGCCGGACTGACCCCGGCCCGGCTGTTGACGGTGGCCCGCACGCCGCCGCTGCGTTAGAGACATTGCACAGCCGCGCCCGCGGCCCGAAACATCGAGGACCCCATGACCCGCACCGTGATCGAGAGCAAAACGAAAACCGTGGCCATCGGCTTTGACGAACCGTTCTGCGTGATCGGCGAGCGCATCAACCCGACAGGCCGCAAGAAACTGGCCGCCGAACTGGAAGCGGGCGATTTTTCGACCGTCGAACGCGATGCGCTGGAACAGGTCGCCTGCGGCGCGATGGTGCTCGATGTGAATGCGGGCGTGGTCTACAACTCCAACCCCAATCCCAACGAAACCGAACCGCCGCTGATGCGCCGGATGATCGAACTGGTGCAGGGTCTGGTCGATGTGCCGCTCTGTATCGACAGCTCGGTGCCCGGCGCGCTGGAAGCAGGGCTGGAGGCCGCCGATGGCCGCCCGCTGGTCAATTCCGTCACCGGCGAGGAGGAGCGTCTGGAACTCGTCCTTCCGCTCATCAAGAAATACAACGTGCCCGTCGTCGCGATCTCCAACGATGACACCGGCATTTCCGAAGACCCCGACGTGCGTTTTGCCGTCGCCAAGAAGATCGTCGAGCGCGCCGCCGATTTCGGCATCCCCGCCCATGACATCGTCGTCGATCCGCTGCTGATGCCGGTGGGGGCGATGGCTACCGCCGGGCGTCAGGTGTTCACCCTCGTGCGCCGTCTGCGTGACGAACTGGGCGTGAACACGACCTGCGGCGCCTCGAATGTCAGCTTCGGCCTGCCCAACCGCCACGGCATCAACGCGGCGTTCCTGCCGATGGCCATCGCGTCGGGCATGACCAGCGCGATCATGAACCCCGTCCGCTCGGTCGAAATGGAAGCCGTGAAGGCCGCCAACATGCTGATGAACCATGACCCCAACGGCGGCGAATGGATCCGCTTCTCTCGTGTTTTGGACGCGGTCCGCGAAGGCACGCCCTTCCCCGAAGCGGCTCAGGCCGCCGCTGCGGCAGGCGCCGGACGCGGCGGTCGGCGTCGTCGGCGCGGCTGAGCGTCCAGCCATGGCCAACGATCCGCTCGTCATCTTCACGCCCTCGGGCAAGCGCGGCCACGTCGCCCCCGGCACCACGGTGCTGGCGGCGGCGCGCAGCCTTGGCGTCGATCTCGATTCGGTCTGCGGGGGCCGGGGCATCTGCTCTAAATGTCAGGTCGCCCCCTCCTACGGCCAGTTCTCCAAACACGGCGTCACGGTGGCCGAGGACGCCCTGTCGGACTGGAACGCGGTCGAAGAACGGTATGACAGCAAACGCGGCCTGAAACCGGGGCGGCGGCTGGGCTGTCAGGCGCAGATCCTGCGCGACGTGGTGTTGGACGTGCCGCCCGAAAGTCAGGTCCACAAACAGGTCGTCCGTAAGGAAGCAACCGCCCGCGACATCGTCATGGACCCGGCCACTCGCCTGCGGTTGGTGGAGGTCGAACAGCCCGACATGCACGAGCCCTCGGGCGATCTGCAACGGCTAACCGACGCGCTGCGCGCCGCGTGGGACATCCCCGCGCTTTCGGTGCCGCTGCCGGTGTTGCAGAAGCTCCAGACGGCGCTGCGCAAGGGCAACTGGCAGGTCACCTGCGCCCTGCACCAGCCGGTCGAGGACGGCCCTGCGCAGCTGCTGGACCTGTGGCCCGGCCTGTTCGAAGGTCCGCTCTGGGGGCTCGCCATCGACCTCGGATCCACCACCATCGCCGCGCATCTCTGCGATCTGACCAGCGGCACGGTCGCGGCCTCCGCCGGGATCATGAACCCGCAGATCCGCTTCGGCGAAGACCTGATGAGCCGCGTCTCCTATGCCATGATGAACGAGGGCGGCGCTGCGGAAATGACCGCCGCCGTGCGCGACGCACTGAGCGAACTCGCCCGCGTCGTGGCGGGGGAGGCCGATGTCCCAACGACCGAGATCGTCGAAGCCGTGTTCGTCTGCAACCCGGTCATGCATCACCTGCTGCTGGGCATCGATCCGGTGGAACTGGGCCAAGCGCCCTTCGCTCTGGCCACCTCCGACAGCCTTGATCTCAGCGCCGAGGCGCTGGACCTCACCGGCCTGCACCCGGCGGGGCAGGTGCATCTGCTGCCCTGTATCGCGGGCCATGTCGGGGCCGATGCCGCCGCCGTGGCACTGTCCGAAGCGCCCGACCGGTCCGAAGATCTGGTGCTGATCGTCGATGTCGGCACCAATGCCGAAATCCTGCTCGGCAATCGCGACCGCGTGCTGGCCTGTTCATCCCCCACCGGGCCTGCCTTCGAGGGCGCGCAGATCTCGTCGGGCCAGCGCGCCGCCCCCGGCGCGATCGAGAAAATCCGCATCGACCCCGAAACCAAGGAGCCGCGCTTTCGCGTCATCGGTTGCGACCTGTGGTCGAACGAAGATGGCTTTGCCGAGGCGACAGCCGCCAGCGGCATCACCGGCATCTGCGGCTCCGGCATCATCGAGGCCGTGGCCGAATTGCGCATCGCCGGGCTGATGGACCCCTCTGGCCTGATCGGATCGGCCGAACAGACCGGCACCGCGCGCTGCATCTCCGACGGGCGCACCCATCAATACGTCATTCATGACGGCACCGCCGAAGGCGGCCCGCTCGTCACCGTGACCCAAGGCGACATTCGCGCGATCCAGTTGGCGAAATCCGCGCTCTATGCCGGGGCGCGGCTCCTGATGGACGAATTCGGCACCGACACCGTCGACCGTGTCGTTCTGGCAGGCGCATTCGGCGCGCATATCTCCCCCCTGCACGCGATGGTGCTGGGCATGATCCCCGATGTCGCTCTGGACCGTGTCACCTCCGCAGGCAACGCCGCAGGCACCGGCGCGCGTATGGCGCTATTGAACCGCGCCCAGCGGGCCGAAATTGACCAGACCGTGCGCCGTATCACCAAGGTGGAAACAGCCGTCGAACCCCGCTTTCAGGAACATTTCGTCGCCGCCAACGCGATCCCCCACGCCACCGCACCGTTTGCCACGCTGCGTTCGGTCGTGCCGCTGCCGGAGCCACGCTTCAATGCAGGTGACGGCGATGGCACACGCACACGCCGCCGCAGACGGCGCTGAGCATGCGAAAACCGATTGCATTGCCCGCGCAGCAACCTTAAATACGGGCCTGCGCGGGTATGGTGAAAAGGTATCACACGAGCTTCCCAAGCTCTTGTTACGGGTTCGATTCCCGTTACCCGCTCCAGCTTCCAAAACCTTCCAGTCTGATAGGCGCGCTGCCCGGCGCGACATGCAAAAACCGCGCCCGGATTGCTCCGAGGCGCGGCTTGTCGCTTGTCGTCAGACCGCCAGCGGCGGGCGCGCTCAGGCTTTGGCTTTGGCGTAGTCCAGCAGCAGGCGGGTCGAGCTGTCCTTGCCCACTGGCTCGGCCTCGCCCGTGACCATCGGCTCCAGCGATTTCGCCAGTTCCTTGCCCAGTTCCACGCCCCACTGGTCAAAGCTGTTGATGCCCAGCACCACGCCTTCGACAAAGACCCGATGCTCATAAAGCGCAACGATCTGCCCCAGCACGCCGGGGGTCAGTTGCGGATAGGCCAGCGTGGTGGACGGGCGGTTGCCGGGGAAAACCCGGTGCTGCGCCTGCCGCTCCAGCTCCTCGCCCTCGAACTTGCCCGACACCTGCGCGCGGGCCTCGTCCAGCGAACGGCCTTTCAGCAGGGCTTCGGACTGGGCCAGACAATTGGCGACCAGCAATTGATGCTGGTAATGCAGATCGGATTCGAACCCTTTGGCCGCGAACATGAATTCGCACGGCACCACCTCGGTCCCCTGATGGATCAGCTGGTAGAACGCATGCTGTCCGTTCGTGCCCGGCTCCCCCCAGACAACAGGGCCCGACACGACCTGCAGCGCTTCGCCATCCATCGACACCCGCTTGCCGTTGCTCTCCATCTCCAGCTGCTGAAGATAGGCCGGAAGCCGCGCCAAGCGCTGCTCATAGGGCAGCACCGCGCGGGTCGGGTAGCCGCA
This window contains:
- a CDS encoding methyltetrahydrofolate cobalamin methyltransferase, translating into MTRTVIESKTKTVAIGFDEPFCVIGERINPTGRKKLAAELEAGDFSTVERDALEQVACGAMVLDVNAGVVYNSNPNPNETEPPLMRRMIELVQGLVDVPLCIDSSVPGALEAGLEAADGRPLVNSVTGEEERLELVLPLIKKYNVPVVAISNDDTGISEDPDVRFAVAKKIVERAADFGIPAHDIVVDPLLMPVGAMATAGRQVFTLVRRLRDELGVNTTCGASNVSFGLPNRHGINAAFLPMAIASGMTSAIMNPVRSVEMEAVKAANMLMNHDPNGGEWIRFSRVLDAVREGTPFPEAAQAAAAAGAGRGGRRRRRG
- a CDS encoding virulence factor, with the protein product MPELTLVYWRDIPAQVIVGRGRRGAKHPLPERFEQAIDRCAMKVGAKDADAYMADWRKADPVTRDGDPTEIAAAEAARIDAEYDNARLKALIDNDGRAPD
- a CDS encoding DUF4169 family protein — encoded protein: MADTPINLNRVRKERARSARKAAAERNAVLHGLTKAQKTAARGEAERISKLHDAARRDDSAPDRTTTGYAAPEHPAPDHSPSDHPAPDDPEHR
- a CDS encoding RlmE family RNA methyltransferase, yielding MEKKTSGRGQRDLRVKVKSARGRKLSSTLWLERQLNDPYVQRAKKDGYRGRAAYKILELDDKYRFLVPGARVVDLGCAPGGWCQVAVKRVNALGEKSGKAMGTVLGVDLQQIEPIAGAELHQLDFLADDADDLVKGWLGGDADVVMSDMAASSSGHKQTDHLRIVALCEAAAHFAFDVLTPGGTFVAKVLAGGAEGDLQKLLKQRFTKVVNVKPPASRSDSSEKFVVATGYRGAPDPESDDQDSAGPLG
- the fumC gene encoding class II fumarate hydratase codes for the protein MADTRTETDSFGPLEVPADKYWGAQTQRSIMNFPIGWEKQPVAIVRALGVIKQACAMANKANGGLKDDIADAIITAASEVVDGKFDDNFPLVVWQTGSGTQSNMNANEVIANRAIEILGGEIGSKSPVHPNDHCNMGQSSNDTFPTAMHIATAMTARDVLLPGLEKLHTALERKVAEFDGIIKIGRTHTQDATPLTLSQEFSGYAHQVKMGLKRVRTALEHIHELAQGGTAVGTGLNTREGWAETVAANMAEITGIDFVTAPNKFEALAAHDAMVEMSGALKTVAASLFKIANDIRLLGSGPRCGLGELILPENEPGSSIMPGKVNPTQCEALTQVCAHVMGNDAAVGFAGSQGHFELNVYKPMMAYNVLQSMQLLGDASVAFTDNLVDGLQADKVRIEKLMRESLMLVTALAPTIGYDNATTVAKTAHKNGTTLKEEAVKLGFVDEETFEKVVRPEDMVGPKQG
- a CDS encoding Ppx/GppA phosphatase family protein, whose amino-acid sequence is MAPKRPKGAGAFPMPVDTPAPAVADPVAPYAALDLGTNSCRMLVAQPKGSQFHVVDSFSKSVQLGTGLETYGRLSRSSMQRTIQALRICQKKFQKHKVQRMRLVATEACRRARNASDFIRQVEVEVGLKLEIIQPEEEARLAVVSCAPLVSTRTDQLLVVDIGGGSTELVWIDLSRVPGPDRPRAIMRLHKGFRTADSPFPAAKVVDWISVPLGVATLKDQFRDVEDDAGRFALMSWFFEENLTEFTPYQSNQAREGFQIIGTSGTVTTVAASHLGLRRYDRTKVDGLQMSTDQIDAVIRSYLTMGEEGRRADPRIGRDRQALIMSGAAILQALMRAWPTDRLSVADRGLREGLLYAQMSADGVLEDGPF
- a CDS encoding cytochrome P450, producing the protein MTGPAPHPPKPAAREGDASLWRHMRLFRADILSAQPARLYRAWMAEFRTPFFRSFLVNQPELIRTVLRDRPDDFPKSDRVREGLAPLLGDSVFVTNGAQWKQQRRIIDPAFEGGRLRDSFPAMQDAARATVARLDARLDARLDGQGAVLEIEAETSHAAADVIFRSLFSIPIEHEIAAQVFDRFRAYQRAQPLLNIAAFVPLPRWLPRLHRRRTRRAAQEIRDLIARLTEARAAEITNGTAPDDLATKIMTTPDPETGKRFTPAEMVDQVAIFFLAGHETSASALAWALYLLATHPEAQARVAAEAAALPANPGFSDLSKLGFTRDVFREALRLYPPVPMMVREAAQAERFRDREVPRGAQIVLSPWHLHRQTRLWDNPDGFDPARWQTPAGRASARDAYLPFSAGPRVCPGAGFAMAEGVLLMSAIVGAFRLSPVEGRVPVPVAHLTVRARDGIHLRLARR
- a CDS encoding ASKHA domain-containing protein, which codes for MANDPLVIFTPSGKRGHVAPGTTVLAAARSLGVDLDSVCGGRGICSKCQVAPSYGQFSKHGVTVAEDALSDWNAVEERYDSKRGLKPGRRLGCQAQILRDVVLDVPPESQVHKQVVRKEATARDIVMDPATRLRLVEVEQPDMHEPSGDLQRLTDALRAAWDIPALSVPLPVLQKLQTALRKGNWQVTCALHQPVEDGPAQLLDLWPGLFEGPLWGLAIDLGSTTIAAHLCDLTSGTVAASAGIMNPQIRFGEDLMSRVSYAMMNEGGAAEMTAAVRDALSELARVVAGEADVPTTEIVEAVFVCNPVMHHLLLGIDPVELGQAPFALATSDSLDLSAEALDLTGLHPAGQVHLLPCIAGHVGADAAAVALSEAPDRSEDLVLIVDVGTNAEILLGNRDRVLACSSPTGPAFEGAQISSGQRAAPGAIEKIRIDPETKEPRFRVIGCDLWSNEDGFAEATAASGITGICGSGIIEAVAELRIAGLMDPSGLIGSAEQTGTARCISDGRTHQYVIHDGTAEGGPLVTVTQGDIRAIQLAKSALYAGARLLMDEFGTDTVDRVVLAGAFGAHISPLHAMVLGMIPDVALDRVTSAGNAAGTGARMALLNRAQRAEIDQTVRRITKVETAVEPRFQEHFVAANAIPHATAPFATLRSVVPLPEPRFNAGDGDGTRTRRRRRR